The genomic stretch atgaatcaaatctccatgcacttggcactgatggcatttacgcacaaaaccgatacaatcccgctccatagtaagccaataataacctgcccgtaggatcttctttgccagaacatatccactcatatgcggtccacagactctcgaatgtacctcagtcatgatagatgtggcttGCCTTGCATCCATGCACCTCAACAGCCcgagatctggggttcttttatATAACACTCCTCTACTAAGGAAAACCCCGCTTGCCAATCACCGAATTGCCCTTTTCTGATCGTCGGTGGCCTGCACCGGGTATACCCCCATTCTGATATATTCCATGATTTCGTGAAACCATGGCTCGCCGTCAAACTCCTCCTCTACcgtattacaataagcatgctgatcccggacctgaatctgcaaagggtctaCATAAGCCTTGTCCGGGTGATgtaacatcgacgccaaagtagccaaagtatcgacgacctcattatgaatccttggaatgtgcctgaactctACAGACTGGAA from Nicotiana sylvestris chromosome 12, ASM39365v2, whole genome shotgun sequence encodes the following:
- the LOC138883602 gene encoding uncharacterized protein; translation: MAEYEACILGLRLAVDMGVQKVLVMGDSDLLVHQIQGEWETRDLKLIPYRQCLYELCQRFQSVEFRHIPRIHNEVVDTLATLASMLHHPDKAYVDPLQIQVRDQHAYCNTVEEEFDGEPWFHEIMEYIRMGVYPVQATDDQKRAIR